From Pseudomonas putida, one genomic window encodes:
- a CDS encoding Fic family protein: MNDPFWIWQQPDWPIFTWQTEPLAPLLRACTQAQGRLLGMLGAVGSDTEAQSSLDALLQNIVTSSAIEGEQLNVGSVRSSLARRLGISDEGRVSMRSEGLAELLLDATSAHQQPLDQQRLYRWHCWLFPSEDNLLGPRLRVGTLRGEEPMQVVSGRLDRPTVHFEAPPRAGLEEQLADFLAWFGSSHNDAGLDPLLRAGIAHFWFVTLHPFDDGNGRLTRAITDMALAQGEQQAIRFYAMSASILDDRAGYYRILEASQKGSLEITAWLQWFLGTLLKSLEQALTRIDRVLAKARFWQAHRTDSLLPEQIKVLNRLLEGGEKGFEAGISAAQYQSVAQVSKATATRHLSDLLEKGCLRRLPGGGRSTRYQINQPGSRFSGIDTE; encoded by the coding sequence ATGAATGACCCCTTCTGGATCTGGCAGCAGCCCGACTGGCCAATCTTCACCTGGCAAACCGAACCGCTTGCCCCACTGCTGCGCGCCTGCACTCAGGCCCAGGGACGCTTGCTCGGCATGCTCGGCGCTGTTGGTAGTGATACCGAGGCGCAGAGCAGCCTGGATGCCCTGCTACAGAACATTGTCACCTCATCAGCTATCGAGGGTGAGCAGCTGAATGTCGGCTCGGTACGCTCCTCCCTGGCAAGGCGTTTGGGCATCAGCGATGAAGGCCGAGTCAGCATGCGCTCCGAAGGCCTGGCGGAGTTGCTGCTCGATGCTACCAGCGCACACCAGCAGCCGCTTGACCAACAGAGGTTATATCGCTGGCACTGCTGGCTGTTCCCTAGTGAAGACAACCTGCTGGGTCCCCGGTTACGGGTTGGCACGCTACGCGGCGAAGAGCCTATGCAGGTTGTTTCTGGCCGGCTCGACCGCCCTACCGTGCATTTTGAAGCCCCTCCGCGCGCGGGGTTAGAAGAACAGCTCGCAGATTTCCTTGCCTGGTTCGGGAGCAGCCACAACGATGCCGGTCTCGACCCGTTACTACGCGCCGGCATTGCCCATTTCTGGTTCGTCACCCTACACCCATTCGATGACGGCAACGGCCGCCTTACCCGCGCCATTACAGATATGGCACTGGCCCAGGGCGAGCAGCAGGCTATCCGCTTTTACGCCATGTCGGCGAGTATCCTCGACGACCGCGCTGGCTATTACCGCATCCTCGAAGCGAGCCAGAAAGGCAGCCTAGAAATCACAGCATGGTTGCAGTGGTTTCTAGGCACGTTACTCAAGAGCCTGGAGCAAGCCCTTACCCGCATAGACCGGGTACTGGCCAAGGCACGCTTTTGGCAGGCACATCGCACAGACTCGCTCCTGCCCGAACAAATCAAAGTACTCAATCGACTGCTCGAAGGCGGGGAGAAGGGCTTCGAGGCCGGTATAAGCGCTGCACAGTACCAGTCCGTGGCGCAGGTCTCCAAGGCCACCGCCACTCGGCATTTAAGCGACCTATTAGAGAAAGGCTGCCTAAGGCGCCTACCCGGCGGAGGCCGCAGTACCCGCTATCAGATCAACCAGCCCGGCAGTCGCTTCTCTGGCATTGACACCGAGTAA
- a CDS encoding carbon-nitrogen hydrolase family protein, producing MRIALFQGAPNPLDVPGNLQRLRHQAHLAAERGAQLLVCPEMLLSGYNIGLAQVERLAQANDGPAAMEVVEIAQAHRIAVVYGYPERTDDGAIYNSVQLIDAHGRSLCNYRKTHLFGELDRGMFSAGADHFPVVELEGWKVGLLICYDIEFPENARRLALDGAELILVPTANMAPYDFVCQVTVRSRAQENQCYLVYANYCGAEGEIQYCGQSSIIAPDGSVLAMAGREECQLLADLAQEQVVQGRKAFPYLTDLRQELHLRRG from the coding sequence ATGCGCATCGCTCTGTTCCAGGGTGCACCCAACCCGCTGGATGTGCCCGGCAACCTGCAACGGCTGCGCCACCAGGCGCACTTGGCGGCCGAGCGTGGCGCACAGTTGCTGGTGTGTCCGGAGATGTTGCTGAGCGGCTACAACATCGGGTTGGCACAGGTAGAGCGCCTGGCGCAGGCCAATGATGGCCCAGCGGCCATGGAGGTGGTGGAGATCGCCCAGGCGCATCGCATCGCCGTCGTCTATGGCTACCCCGAGCGCACTGACGATGGCGCGATCTACAACAGCGTGCAACTGATCGACGCTCATGGCCGTAGCCTGTGCAACTACCGCAAGACGCACCTGTTCGGTGAGCTGGACCGAGGCATGTTCAGTGCGGGCGCCGACCACTTTCCGGTGGTCGAGCTGGAAGGCTGGAAGGTCGGGCTGCTGATCTGCTACGACATCGAGTTCCCGGAAAATGCCCGGCGCCTGGCGCTGGACGGCGCTGAGCTGATCCTGGTGCCGACCGCGAACATGGCACCGTATGATTTTGTCTGTCAGGTAACCGTGCGCTCCCGGGCACAGGAAAACCAGTGCTACCTGGTGTATGCCAACTATTGCGGGGCCGAGGGCGAAATCCAGTACTGCGGCCAGAGCAGCATCATCGCGCCGGATGGCAGCGTGCTGGCCATGGCCGGCCGGGAGGAGTGCCAGTTGCTGGCGGACTTGGCGCAAGAGCAGGTGGTGCAGGGACGTAAAGCATTTCCTTACCTCACCGATCTGCGCCAGGAGTTGCATCTGCGGCGAGGCTGA
- a CDS encoding bifunctional diguanylate cyclase/phosphodiesterase, with the protein MPPMPAILLLLLILWNTTAGALTLTDEEKTWLTAHPQLKLGVDASWPPFEFRDQEGRYQGLAADYIAMLQERLGVAFKPVEPSTWTEVLQQARESRIDLLPGVMSTPERQGYLAFTRPYLDFPIVILAHEGGQQPRTLKDLYGLKIAVVENYAPHELLRTHHPDLNLVAMPNVSSTLQALATDEVDAVVGDLASSIWSLRQLKLDGLYVSGETPYRYQLAMAAPRDKKVLVGILDKVMADMSSDEIRQIQQRWVGNVVDQRSFWHDMLMYGLPAVLLLIAILAVVIRINRRLSSEISRRIALEQELRSSEYHYRGLIESLSAIAWEADANDFTYSYVSPHAEDLLGYPLHEWLKPGFWRSILHPEDALWAQAYCESETAAGRDHSLDYRVMRADGHSLWVRNIVSMIEHGHRPVMRGLMIDISETKRTEDALRLSEQKFASVFQQCPDILLIARHSDGCLLEVNEAFEEQIGLTPGQVVGRTATELNLWGTQGAGPLLLERLHQGGIRNLEMSFRRSNGQLFTGLTSAETFELDGTLAFVVAVRDISQLKETQQQLQTSEEKFAKAFHASPDGLLLSRQSDGLLMEVNEGFCRLTGYDLDPALDQTSFDLGIWVDLNERKRLITQLARDGFVRDFSCHIRRSDGQIRLCELSARPLPIAGVDCMLTMARDITERHLMQEKLQLAATVFENTAEGVLITDIDQRISAVNRAFSEITGYNETEALGQTPRLLASGQHDSAFYAAMWHQLTAEGHWQGEIYNKRKNGELYPGWLTISAVRNSDREITHFVAVFADISSLKHAQAKLDYQAHHDPLTGLPNRALFENRLQAVLTCPQASNRQGAVLFLDLDRFKHINDSLGHPVGDLLLKGIAQRLKEQVRDVDTVARLGGDEFIILLPGLHKPSDASAIANKLLSCFSAPFQAGEHEFFTSASIGISLYPQDGTDVATLIRNADAAMYRSKAKGRNRVEAYTRDLTAQASERIALEHELRRAIERNEMSLCYQPKFSLKTQTLVGAEALIRWSHPTFGEVPPEHFIHLAEENGTILQLGDWVLEQACRQMHQWKKHYQAFGPLSINLAGAQLRHHGLAKRIEQLLKTYQLKAGDLQLEITENFIMSQAEEALAVLHQLKQLGVQLAIDDFGTGYSSLSYLKRLPLDILKIDKSFIRGLPDDPHDAAIARAIIALGRSMQLTIIAEGVENQAQQRFLAAEGCEQIQGYIVSLPLPPDDFAATFLRIALTDLSDGTLSKPSL; encoded by the coding sequence ATGCCGCCAATGCCGGCCATTCTGTTGCTGCTCCTGATCCTGTGGAACACAACGGCCGGCGCCCTGACCCTGACAGACGAGGAAAAAACCTGGCTCACTGCCCACCCGCAGTTGAAGCTAGGCGTCGACGCCTCCTGGCCACCGTTCGAATTTCGTGACCAGGAAGGCCGGTACCAGGGATTGGCCGCCGATTACATCGCCATGCTTCAGGAACGCCTGGGCGTGGCATTCAAACCGGTCGAACCCAGCACCTGGACCGAGGTGCTTCAACAGGCGCGCGAAAGCCGCATCGACCTTTTACCCGGCGTCATGTCAACTCCCGAACGCCAGGGCTATCTGGCCTTCACCCGCCCTTATCTGGATTTCCCCATCGTCATCCTGGCCCATGAAGGCGGCCAGCAACCCCGCACACTGAAAGACCTTTACGGCCTGAAAATCGCCGTGGTGGAAAATTACGCTCCACATGAGCTGCTGCGTACCCACCATCCCGATCTCAACCTGGTCGCCATGCCCAATGTAAGCTCGACCTTGCAAGCACTGGCCACCGATGAGGTGGATGCCGTGGTCGGCGACCTCGCCTCGAGCATCTGGAGCCTGCGCCAGCTTAAACTGGACGGCCTTTATGTCAGCGGCGAAACACCCTACCGCTATCAGCTGGCCATGGCCGCACCGCGTGACAAGAAGGTCTTGGTCGGCATCCTCGACAAGGTCATGGCCGACATGTCGAGTGACGAGATCAGGCAGATTCAGCAACGCTGGGTCGGCAATGTGGTCGATCAACGCTCGTTCTGGCACGACATGCTCATGTACGGCCTGCCCGCCGTGCTTTTGCTGATCGCCATTCTGGCCGTGGTGATCCGCATCAACCGCCGCCTCAGCTCGGAAATATCCAGGCGCATCGCCCTGGAACAGGAACTGCGCAGCAGCGAGTACCACTACCGTGGGCTGATCGAAAGCCTCTCAGCTATCGCCTGGGAAGCTGACGCCAATGACTTCACCTATAGCTACGTCTCACCCCATGCCGAAGACCTGCTTGGCTACCCCTTGCACGAATGGCTCAAACCGGGTTTCTGGCGCAGCATCCTGCACCCGGAGGATGCACTCTGGGCTCAGGCCTACTGCGAAAGTGAAACCGCAGCCGGGCGCGACCATAGCCTCGATTACAGGGTAATGCGTGCCGATGGCCACTCACTCTGGGTGCGCAATATCGTCAGCATGATCGAGCATGGCCACCGGCCTGTGATGCGCGGGCTTATGATCGACATCAGTGAAACCAAGCGCACCGAAGACGCCCTGCGCCTTTCGGAGCAGAAGTTCGCTTCGGTCTTCCAGCAATGCCCCGACATCCTGTTGATTGCACGCCACAGTGATGGGTGCCTGCTGGAGGTCAACGAAGCTTTCGAAGAGCAGATCGGCCTGACCCCAGGCCAAGTCGTTGGCCGCACCGCCACAGAGCTGAACTTGTGGGGTACGCAAGGTGCCGGGCCACTGCTGCTCGAACGCTTGCACCAAGGCGGCATCCGCAACCTGGAAATGAGCTTCCGGCGCAGCAACGGCCAATTGTTCACCGGCCTGACCTCTGCCGAAACCTTCGAGCTCGATGGCACCTTGGCCTTCGTCGTCGCGGTGCGCGACATCAGCCAGCTGAAGGAAACCCAGCAGCAACTGCAAACCTCCGAAGAGAAATTTGCCAAAGCCTTCCACGCCTCCCCGGATGGCCTGCTGCTGTCGCGCCAGAGCGATGGCCTGCTGATGGAGGTCAACGAGGGTTTCTGCCGGCTGACCGGCTACGACCTGGACCCTGCCCTTGACCAGACGTCCTTCGACCTGGGCATCTGGGTCGACCTCAACGAACGCAAACGCTTGATCACTCAACTCGCCCGTGATGGTTTCGTGCGCGATTTCAGCTGCCATATCCGCCGCAGCGACGGGCAAATCCGCCTGTGCGAACTGTCCGCACGGCCACTGCCGATTGCCGGCGTCGACTGCATGCTGACCATGGCCCGCGACATCACCGAGCGCCACCTGATGCAGGAAAAACTGCAACTTGCCGCCACCGTCTTCGAAAACACCGCCGAAGGCGTTCTGATCACCGATATCGACCAGCGCATCAGCGCGGTAAACCGTGCGTTCAGCGAAATCACCGGCTACAACGAGACGGAAGCCCTGGGCCAGACCCCGCGCCTGCTCGCCTCCGGCCAGCACGACAGCGCCTTTTACGCGGCCATGTGGCATCAGCTCACAGCAGAAGGCCATTGGCAGGGCGAGATCTACAACAAACGCAAAAATGGCGAGCTTTACCCGGGCTGGTTGACCATCAGCGCCGTGCGCAACAGCGACCGCGAGATCACGCATTTTGTCGCCGTATTCGCCGATATCTCAAGCCTCAAGCATGCCCAGGCCAAGCTCGATTACCAGGCCCACCACGACCCGCTCACTGGCCTGCCCAACCGCGCGCTGTTCGAGAACCGCCTGCAGGCCGTGCTCACCTGCCCGCAAGCATCCAACCGCCAGGGCGCGGTGCTGTTCCTTGACCTTGATCGCTTCAAGCACATCAACGACAGCCTTGGCCATCCGGTCGGCGACCTGCTGCTCAAGGGCATCGCCCAGCGCCTCAAAGAGCAAGTGCGCGACGTCGATACCGTGGCGCGCCTGGGTGGCGACGAATTCATCATCCTGCTGCCGGGCCTGCACAAACCCAGTGATGCCAGCGCCATCGCCAACAAACTGCTGTCCTGCTTCAGCGCGCCCTTCCAGGCCGGCGAACACGAGTTTTTCACCAGTGCCAGTATCGGCATCAGCCTCTACCCTCAGGACGGCACCGACGTCGCCACGCTGATCCGCAACGCCGACGCCGCCATGTACCGCTCCAAAGCCAAAGGCCGCAACCGTGTCGAAGCCTACACCCGCGACCTCACAGCCCAGGCCAGCGAACGTATTGCCCTGGAGCACGAGCTGCGCCGGGCCATAGAGCGCAACGAGATGAGCCTGTGCTACCAGCCCAAGTTCAGCCTCAAGACCCAGACCTTGGTGGGCGCCGAAGCGTTGATCCGCTGGAGCCACCCCACCTTCGGCGAAGTGCCGCCAGAGCACTTCATCCACCTCGCCGAAGAGAACGGCACCATCCTGCAGCTCGGCGACTGGGTGCTGGAGCAGGCCTGCCGGCAGATGCACCAGTGGAAGAAGCACTACCAAGCCTTTGGCCCGCTGTCGATCAACCTCGCAGGTGCGCAGCTGCGCCACCATGGCCTGGCCAAGCGCATCGAGCAGTTGCTCAAGACCTACCAACTGAAGGCGGGCGACCTGCAGCTGGAAATTACCGAGAACTTCATCATGAGCCAGGCCGAAGAAGCCCTGGCCGTGCTCCACCAGCTAAAGCAGCTGGGTGTGCAACTGGCAATCGATGATTTCGGCACCGGTTATTCATCCTTGAGCTACCTCAAGCGCCTGCCACTCGACATCCTCAAGATCGACAAGTCGTTCATCCGCGGTTTGCCGGACGACCCGCACGATGCAGCCATCGCGCGCGCCATCATCGCACTGGGGCGCAGCATGCAGTTGACCATCATCGCTGAAGGGGTGGAGAACCAGGCGCAGCAACGATTCCTGGCCGCAGAGGGCTGTGAACAGATCCAAGGCTATATCGTCAGCCTGCCGCTGCCACCCGATGATTTCGCAGCGACGTTTCTTCGCATAGCACTAACCGATCTTTCGGATGGCACGCTTTCGAAACCCTCGTTATAA
- the pqqA gene encoding pyrroloquinoline quinone precursor peptide PqqA: protein MWTKPAYTDLRIGFEVTMYFASR from the coding sequence ATGTGGACCAAACCTGCATACACTGACCTGCGTATCGGCTTCGAAGTGACCATGTACTTCGCCAGCCGCTAA
- a CDS encoding serine acetyltransferase, producing the protein MNFETLLECWRQEVSNKKKPGRRISLLCNVLRRARKDNKLRFLFAYRLAQYLDGRGGLSRRYARGMQQRLNLKYAVDIDIGAQIGPGLRIAHLPGVVITGNVSIGRNFLIRQNCSVGIKTLGLDHYSLCIGENVSLGANSCIIADQISIGDNVIIGAMSLVTQDIPSDSTFYNPRQRHMPRRRDA; encoded by the coding sequence GTGAATTTCGAAACCTTGCTGGAATGCTGGCGACAGGAGGTCTCCAACAAGAAAAAGCCCGGACGCCGTATCAGCCTGTTGTGCAACGTGCTGCGTCGAGCGCGCAAGGACAACAAGCTGCGCTTTCTTTTTGCCTATCGCCTGGCGCAGTACCTCGATGGTCGCGGCGGCCTGAGCAGGCGATATGCCCGCGGCATGCAGCAGCGGCTCAACCTCAAGTACGCCGTGGATATCGACATCGGTGCGCAAATAGGCCCTGGCCTTCGTATCGCCCATCTGCCAGGTGTGGTGATCACTGGCAACGTAAGCATCGGGCGTAATTTTTTGATACGGCAGAATTGCTCGGTCGGCATCAAGACCCTTGGCCTGGACCATTACTCGCTGTGCATAGGCGAAAACGTCAGCCTCGGTGCCAATAGCTGCATCATTGCTGACCAGATCAGCATCGGCGACAACGTAATCATCGGGGCCATGTCTCTGGTGACTCAAGACATTCCTTCCGATAGCACCTTCTACAACCCGCGCCAGCGGCACATGCCGCGACGGCGGGATGCTTGA
- the pqqF gene encoding pyrroloquinoline quinone biosynthesis protein PqqF gives MPDATRHLTLANGLQLTLRHAPRLKRSAAALKVHAGSHDAPAKWPGLAHFLEHLFFLGTPRFALDDGLMRYVQTLGGQVNASTRERTTDFFFEVPPAALAGGLHRLCQMLAEPDLGRERQRREREVIHAEFIAWSRNPQAQQRLALLQSVSAGHPLGGFHAGNRYTLALQDPAFQRALTDFHQRYYQGGQITLSLCGPQPLDELEQLGRHYAGAFACGERRPQTPPPALSSTSTGLVFTHENLPPGAERALELLIAGLNDSRPGTWLYALRQRGWLRAFKAEMLYAFAGQMLWHIELELSKDACAEEAHALLHGWFGFIGQCDPAHLNAEFGLLQQSRERNASPLDLARRDSAGQPLAALDAQALCAFQALLEGLPSRKHGQWQLPAAEPLLLPGLPPTQLPQLPAALTVNQQLPAARQYGAVHLRWQVPSALRQRLYAVLERALQPLQARCERAAVQLQFSAAGEYWQLRCTGLPTAVIKAVELAIACLRSPAADWDPPTQQPPLLIPIRALLNQLPEALTGAVPTPEPTRAINQQALDDAWQHSRWHGLAVGFDTSALQALSAALQGCPGQFGMPVPPPAWHGRRWHHAKVPGSEPALLLFCPVPAHQQACGRLLAQLLQGPVYQKLRVELQLGYAVFSTFRQVEGIGGLLFGVQSPHATHAEILGHLLTLLRQGVRLDAAARQRLAEQFDEPAMANADLADWAWQTHLATLPGDLPALSAAILKTQQAHLDDLLGGLLAAESPSLCLANGPAPEGAWH, from the coding sequence ATGCCTGATGCCACTCGCCACCTCACCTTAGCCAACGGCCTGCAGCTCACCCTGCGCCATGCCCCGCGGCTCAAGCGCTCGGCTGCGGCGCTGAAGGTCCACGCGGGCAGCCACGATGCCCCGGCAAAATGGCCAGGGCTGGCGCACTTTCTCGAACACCTGTTCTTCCTTGGCACCCCCCGCTTTGCGCTGGATGACGGCCTGATGCGCTACGTCCAGACCCTCGGCGGGCAGGTCAACGCCAGCACCCGCGAACGCACCACGGATTTCTTCTTTGAAGTGCCGCCCGCAGCCTTGGCCGGCGGGCTGCACCGCCTTTGCCAGATGCTCGCCGAACCAGACCTGGGTCGCGAGCGCCAGCGCCGCGAGCGTGAAGTGATCCATGCCGAATTCATCGCGTGGTCGCGCAACCCGCAGGCACAGCAGCGCTTGGCCCTTCTGCAGTCAGTGTCGGCTGGCCATCCGCTAGGCGGTTTTCATGCAGGCAACCGGTATACCTTGGCGTTGCAGGACCCCGCCTTTCAGCGAGCGCTCACAGATTTCCATCAGCGCTATTACCAAGGCGGCCAGATCACCTTGAGCCTGTGTGGGCCGCAACCGCTGGATGAGCTCGAACAGCTTGGCAGGCATTACGCCGGTGCGTTTGCGTGCGGCGAACGCAGGCCACAAACACCGCCACCGGCTCTGTCGAGCACCAGCACTGGCCTGGTATTCACCCATGAAAACCTGCCCCCTGGTGCCGAACGGGCATTGGAGCTGCTGATTGCCGGCTTGAACGACAGCAGGCCGGGCACCTGGCTGTATGCATTACGCCAGCGCGGCTGGCTGCGAGCGTTCAAGGCTGAAATGCTGTATGCCTTCGCCGGGCAGATGCTCTGGCACATCGAGCTCGAACTCAGCAAAGACGCCTGTGCAGAAGAAGCTCACGCCCTGCTGCACGGATGGTTCGGCTTTATCGGGCAGTGCGATCCGGCGCACCTGAACGCCGAATTCGGCCTTTTGCAACAGAGCCGCGAACGCAACGCCAGCCCCCTCGATCTGGCCCGCCGCGACAGCGCAGGCCAGCCATTGGCGGCACTTGATGCACAAGCACTCTGCGCATTTCAGGCACTGCTCGAAGGCCTGCCATCGCGCAAGCATGGCCAATGGCAGTTGCCAGCCGCCGAACCCTTGCTGCTTCCCGGCTTGCCCCCCACGCAATTGCCGCAATTGCCTGCAGCGCTGACGGTCAATCAGCAACTGCCAGCGGCGCGCCAGTACGGGGCAGTTCATCTGCGCTGGCAAGTGCCTTCGGCCCTGCGCCAGCGCCTCTATGCTGTGCTGGAACGCGCCCTGCAGCCGCTACAGGCACGCTGCGAGCGTGCCGCTGTGCAACTGCAGTTCAGTGCCGCAGGCGAGTATTGGCAGCTGCGTTGCACTGGCCTGCCCACAGCGGTCATAAAAGCCGTCGAACTCGCCATCGCGTGTTTGCGTTCGCCCGCTGCTGACTGGGATCCGCCTACACAACAGCCCCCCTTGCTGATCCCGATCAGGGCCCTGCTCAACCAACTGCCAGAGGCACTCACAGGCGCAGTACCAACGCCCGAGCCAACCAGGGCGATCAATCAACAGGCACTCGATGATGCATGGCAGCACAGCCGGTGGCATGGCCTGGCGGTAGGGTTCGATACATCTGCCCTGCAAGCCCTGAGCGCAGCCTTGCAAGGCTGCCCCGGACAGTTCGGCATGCCCGTACCGCCGCCCGCCTGGCACGGCCGGCGTTGGCACCACGCCAAGGTGCCGGGCAGCGAGCCCGCACTGCTGTTGTTCTGCCCCGTGCCTGCGCACCAGCAGGCCTGCGGCCGGCTTCTCGCCCAGTTGCTGCAGGGGCCTGTGTACCAAAAGTTACGTGTGGAATTGCAGCTGGGTTACGCCGTATTCAGTACCTTTCGTCAGGTGGAGGGCATCGGCGGGCTGCTGTTCGGCGTGCAATCACCCCACGCCACCCACGCTGAGATCCTCGGTCACCTGCTCACCCTTCTGCGCCAGGGGGTACGCCTGGACGCAGCTGCACGCCAGAGGTTGGCGGAACAGTTCGACGAGCCAGCCATGGCCAACGCGGACCTTGCCGATTGGGCATGGCAGACACACTTGGCTACACTACCCGGCGATCTCCCCGCATTAAGCGCGGCTATCCTGAAGACGCAACAAGCACATCTGGACGATTTGCTGGGCGGCCTGCTCGCAGCCGAATCACCCTCGCTCTGCCTGGCCAATGGGCCTGCGCCAGAGGGGGCCTGGCACTGA
- a CDS encoding flavin monoamine oxidase family protein: protein MNKKNRHPADGKKPITIFGPDFPFGFDEWLEHPAGLGSIPADRHGEEVAIVGAGIAGLVAAYELMKLGLKPVVYEASKMGGRLRSQAFNGTDGIIAELGGMRFPVSSTAFYHYVDKLGLETKPFPNPLTPASGSTVIDLEGQTYYAETVSDLPKLFHEVADAWADALESGAQFADIQQAIRDRDVPRLKALWNKLVPLWDDRTFYDFVATSRSFAQLSFQHREVFGQVGFGTGGWDSDFPNSMLEIFRVVMTNCDDHQHLIVGGVEQVPQGIWRHVPQRCAHWPEGTSLSALHGGAPRTGVKRIARAADGRLAVTDNWGDTRHYGAVLATCQSWLLTTQIDCEESLFSQKMWMALDRTRYMQSSKTFVMVDRPFWKDKDPQTGRDLMSMTLTDRLTRGTYLFDNGDDKPGVICLSYAWMSDALKMLPHPVEKRVQLALDALKKIYPKTDIAGHIIGDPITISWEADPHFLGAFKGALPGHYRYNQRMYAHFMQQDMPIEQRGIFIAGDDVSWTPAWVEGAVQTSLNAVWGIMNHFGGQTHPDNPGPGDVFDEIGPIALAD, encoded by the coding sequence ATGAACAAGAAAAACCGCCACCCGGCCGACGGCAAGAAACCCATCACCATCTTCGGCCCGGACTTCCCGTTCGGCTTCGACGAGTGGCTGGAACACCCGGCTGGGCTGGGCAGCATTCCGGCTGATCGCCACGGGGAGGAAGTCGCTATCGTCGGTGCCGGCATCGCAGGCCTGGTGGCGGCCTACGAGCTGATGAAGCTGGGGCTCAAGCCTGTGGTGTATGAGGCCTCGAAGATGGGTGGCCGACTGCGCTCGCAGGCCTTCAACGGCACCGACGGAATCATCGCCGAGCTCGGGGGCATGCGCTTTCCAGTGTCCTCCACCGCCTTCTACCACTATGTCGACAAGCTGGGCCTGGAAACCAAGCCCTTCCCCAACCCACTGACTCCGGCATCCGGCAGCACGGTGATCGACCTGGAAGGCCAGACCTACTACGCCGAAACAGTCAGCGATTTGCCCAAACTGTTCCATGAAGTGGCCGATGCCTGGGCCGACGCGCTGGAAAGCGGCGCGCAGTTCGCCGATATCCAGCAGGCGATCCGCGATCGCGATGTTCCGCGCCTCAAAGCATTGTGGAACAAGCTGGTACCGCTGTGGGACGACCGCACCTTCTACGACTTCGTCGCAACCTCGCGCTCGTTCGCCCAACTGAGCTTCCAGCACCGCGAGGTGTTCGGCCAGGTCGGCTTCGGCACAGGTGGATGGGACTCGGACTTCCCCAACTCGATGCTGGAAATCTTCCGGGTGGTGATGACCAACTGCGACGACCACCAGCACCTGATCGTCGGCGGGGTGGAGCAGGTACCACAGGGCATCTGGCGCCATGTACCGCAGCGCTGCGCCCACTGGCCCGAGGGCACCAGCCTGAGCGCGCTGCATGGCGGCGCACCGCGTACTGGGGTAAAACGCATTGCCCGCGCAGCCGACGGGCGCCTCGCCGTCACCGACAACTGGGGCGACACTCGCCATTACGGCGCCGTGCTCGCCACCTGCCAGAGCTGGTTGCTGACCACCCAGATCGATTGTGAAGAATCGCTGTTCTCGCAAAAGATGTGGATGGCCCTGGACCGCACCCGTTACATGCAGTCGTCGAAGACCTTCGTCATGGTCGATCGGCCGTTCTGGAAGGACAAAGACCCGCAAACCGGCCGCGACCTGATGAGCATGACCCTCACTGATCGGCTCACCCGCGGCACCTACCTGTTCGATAACGGCGACGACAAGCCGGGTGTGATCTGCCTGTCCTACGCCTGGATGAGCGACGCCCTGAAGATGCTCCCGCACCCCGTGGAAAAACGCGTGCAGCTGGCCTTGGATGCACTGAAGAAGATCTACCCCAAGACCGATATCGCCGGGCATATCATCGGCGACCCGATCACCATTTCCTGGGAGGCCGACCCGCACTTCCTCGGTGCCTTCAAGGGCGCACTGCCCGGCCACTACCGCTACAACCAACGGATGTACGCGCACTTCATGCAGCAGGACATGCCCATCGAGCAACGCGGGATATTCATCGCCGGCGACGACGTATCGTGGACCCCGGCCTGGGTCGAAGGGGCGGTGCAGACGTCGCTCAATGCGGTGTGGGGTATCATGAACCACTTCGGTGGCCAGACCCATCCGGACAATCCAGGCCCGGGCGATGTGTTCGATGAAATCGGGCCAATCGCCCTGGCAGACTGA
- a CDS encoding Lrp/AsnC family transcriptional regulator produces the protein MSNPRQIALDDIDHQLIALLQINARESVATLARHLGIARTTVNSRLARLEKGKVITGYGVRLGQRLADGGLQAYVGIKVQPRSGKEVVRRLAAMGQVQQLCAVSGEFDYVAWLRSDSPEQLDQLLDQIGSVEGVEKTTTSIILSSKVDRGQPV, from the coding sequence ATGTCGAATCCCCGCCAAATCGCCCTCGATGACATCGATCACCAACTGATCGCCCTGCTGCAGATCAATGCCCGCGAAAGCGTTGCCACCCTTGCCCGCCACCTGGGTATCGCTCGCACCACCGTCAATTCGCGCCTGGCGCGCCTGGAGAAGGGCAAAGTCATCACCGGATATGGCGTACGCCTGGGCCAGCGCCTGGCCGATGGTGGCTTGCAAGCCTATGTCGGGATCAAGGTGCAACCGCGCTCCGGCAAGGAGGTCGTGCGCCGCCTGGCTGCCATGGGGCAAGTGCAGCAATTGTGCGCGGTCAGCGGCGAGTTCGATTACGTAGCCTGGCTGCGCAGCGACTCGCCAGAACAACTGGACCAGTTGCTGGACCAGATTGGCAGCGTAGAAGGCGTGGAGAAGACCACCACCTCGATCATCCTCAGCAGCAAAGTGGACCGTGGCCAGCCCGTCTAA